From the Zavarzinia compransoris genome, the window GACGTCGGCGCCGGCGTAATGCCGAGGAATCGGTCGCGGGTTTCGGCCCAGGTGCGCAGGCATTCGGCATCGCGGGCGGCGGCCTCGCCGAGCAGTTGGCACCGCCGCTGCGCCTGGCGCAGCGGATCGGCCGGGGTGACCTCAACTGGCCGCACCACCTGGCCGGCCGGCTCTTCCTCTTTCCGGGTCATCTCGATCGCCGTCGCGGTGACGGCGACGGCGACGAAGACGACGGCGCCGAGGCGCGCCAAAAGCTTGCCGTCCATGACATGATCCTCTTGGTGTTCCTTAGTTGCCATTGGGGAACATGCGGGCGTTGCCGGGCTGATAGCCGTCGCCGGGCGTCAGGAAGCGGCGGCGCTGCTCGCGACCCTGCTCGGCGGCCGCCGCGCGCTCCGCTTCGGTCAGCGCTTGAGCCCGCCCGTTCGCGGCGACGACGGCCGTGAGATCGGCGAGCTGCTGGGCCTGGAGCGCGAGGAGCTGATTTCCGGCCTGTGACGCCTGCAGGGCGCCGGTCGCGCCCTGGCTTTGGCCGATGAGCGCCGACATCTCGGCGCGATTGGTGTCGATGTTGCCGACGACGCCGGCCTGCACCCGCATGGCGTCCTGCAGGCCGCCGACGGTGTTCTGCCAGCGCTCGCGCGCCTGCGCCACGAGCTGCTGGTCGGAGGCGGAGATCGACGCATTGCCGTAGGTGGAGGTGAAGGCCTGGTCGATCTGCTGGACGTCGTAGGCGATGCGCTGCGCCTGACCGAGCAGTTGTTGCGTCCGCTGCACGGACTGCTGCAAGCGCTGAAGCGAGGAGTAAGGCAGGCTCGCGAGATTGCGCGCCTGGTTGATCAGCATCGTCGCTTCGTTCTGAAGCGAGGTGATCTGATTGTTGATCTGCTCCAGCGCCCGAGCGGCGGAGAGAACATTCTGCACGTAGTTCGTCGGGTCGTAGACGACCCATTGCGCGGACGCCGGCTGGACCATCACGGGCGACATCGCCACGGGGACGGAAAGGATCGACGCGGCAAGAAGCGCCGCGCGTGAGCGACGGAAGATCATGACTGGGTCTCCAGGTTATTGAGGTTGGGGATGAGGTCAGCGGCCCAGGCGACGCCGCGCAGACGCAGCCAGGCCGGCAGGAATCCTTCGCGGCCGTGCTCCGACACGACGCGCTCGATCGCGGCCTGATCGGTCTTCGAGGAGGCGGCGCAGAGCGCCAGCGCCACGTCGGACAGACCGAGCTCGAAGAGCCGGTTGCCCCGCCGGGATTGGCAGTAGTAGTCGCGCTTCGGCATCGCGCGGGAGAGGATCTCGATCTGGCGGTCGTTGAGTCCGAAGCGACGGTAGATCGCGGTGATCTGCGGCTCGATCGCGCGCTCGTTCGGCAACAGCAGACGGGTCTGGCAGCTCTCGACGATGGCGGGCGCGATCGTTGAGCTGTCGATGTCCGAAAGCGATTGCGTAGCGAACACGACGGAGGCGTTCTTCTTTCGCAGCGTCTTCAGCCACTCGCGGAGCTGACCGGCGAAATCCTCGTCATCGAGCGCGAGCCAGCCTTCATCGATGATGAGCAGCGTTGGGCTGCCATCGAGGCGATCTTCGATGCGGTGGAAGAGATAGGCGAGCACGGCGGGCGCGGCGCCCGTGCCGATCAGGCCCTCGGTCTCGAACGCCTGCACAAAGGCTTCGCCAAGATGCTCGCTCTCGCCGTCGAGCAGCCGGCCATAGGCGCCGCCGATGCAGTAGGGCCGGAGCGCCTGTTTCAGGTCGTTCGATTGAAGGAGGACGGCAAGCCCGGTGATGGTGCGCTCGCTGACAGGCGCACTGGCCAGCGAGGTCAGCGCCGTCCAGATGTATTCCTTCACCTCTGGCGCGATCGTCACGCCCTCGCGCTGCAGGATCGCGACGATCCAGTCCGCCGCCCACGCTCGTTCCGGCACGTGGTGGATGCCGGCGAGCGGTTGCAGCGAGACGCTGTCAGCGGCGCCTTCGGTCAGGCCGCCGCCGAGATCGTGCCAGTCACCGCCCATCGCGAGCGCCGCGGCTCGGATGCTTCCGCCGAAGTCGAAGGCGAAGACCTGTGAGTTGGGGTAGCGCGGGAACTGCAGCGCCATCAGCGCCAGCAGCACCGATTTGCCGGCGCCGGTCGGCCCGACAACGAGCGTGTGACCGACATCGCCGACATGAAGGGAAAACCGGAACGGGGTCGATCCTTCGGTCCTGCCGTAGAGCAAGGGGGGTTGCCCGAAATGCTCGTCCCGTTCCGGCCCCGCCCACACCGCCGACAGCGGAATCATATGGGCGAGATTGAGCGTCGAGATCGGCGGTTGCCGGACGTTGGCGTAGACATGGCCCGGCAGCGAGCCAAGCCAGGCATCGACGGCGTTGATCGTCTCGGCCATCGCGGTGAAGTCGCGGCCCTGAACGATCTTCTCCACCAGGCGCAGCTTCTCGGCTGCGATGCGTGGATCGGCGTCCCAGACGGCGACCGTCGCGGTGACATAGGCCTGACCGGCATAGTCGGCGCCGAGTTCCTGGAGCGCGAGGTCGGCATCAGCCGCCTTGTTCGCCGCATCGGTATCGACGAGCACCGAAGCCTCGTTGGTCATCACCTCCTTGAGGATCGCCATGATGCTCTTGCGCTTGGCGAACCATTGCCGCCGGATCTTGGTGAGCAGCCTGGTGGCGTCGGTCTTGTCGAGAAGGACGGCGCGCGTCGACCAGCGATAGGGAAAGGCCAGCCGGTTGAGGTCGTCGAGCAGCCCGGGCGTGGTCGCGGTCGGAAAACCGACAATGGTGAGGATGCGGAGATGCGTCTCGCCCAGCCGCGGCTCCAGTCCGCCGATGAGCGGTTGATCGGCCAGCAACGCGTCGAGATACATCGGCGTCTCGGGCACGCGCACGCGATGGCGCTTGGTCGAGACGGTCGAATGCAGATAGGTCAGCGTCTCGCCGTCATTGAGCCATGCGCATTCCGGCATGAAGTTCTCGATGAGCTGGAGCACGCGGTCGGTGCGATCAGCGAAGCCGCGCAACGCCTCATGAGGGTCAAGGCCGTTGTCAGCCTTGCCTTCATAGAGCCAGTTCTCGGCGCGGGCGGCGTCCTCGGCGGGCGGTAGATAGACGAAGGTCAGGAAGTAGCTGGACTCGAAATGCGAGGCGTCTTCCTCGAAATCGGCCTTACGCTCGGCGTCGACCAGGGCGGACGCCGCCTCGGGAAAGCGGCTCGCCGGATAGGCGCCGGCGCCATGGCGCTGCGCTTCGACGAATATCGCCCAACCCGAGCCGAGGCGGCGGAAGGCGTTATTGAGGCGACCGGCGACGGCGACGAGTTCGGCCGGCACTGCGGAGTCGAGGTCGGGACCGCGAAAGCGGGCGGTGCGTTGGAAGCTGCCGTCCTTGTTGAGGACGATGCCCTCGCCCGCGAGCGCGGCCCAGGGCAGGAAATCCGCGAGGCGCGTTGAGGTCCGGCGATATTCGGCGAGGTTCATCATTGGGGGCCTCACGCGCTCAGATGGCCGGGGATGCGCAGGTGACGGCGCACCACGTCGACGAATTGCGGATCGCGTTTGGCCGCCCACACAGCGGCGAAATGCCCGATCGCCCAGAGCCCGAGACCGACGAGCCAGAGGCGCAAGCCGAGGCCAAGCGCCGCCGCCAGTGTGCCATTGAGGATCGCGATGGAGCGCGGCGCGCCGCCGAGCAGGATGTGCTCGGTGAGCGCCCGATGGACCGGGACGGCATAGCCCGGCACGTCGCCGGCGCTGTCGATCAGGCTCGCCATCAGACGAGCGCTCCGCCGCCGAAGGAGAAGAACGACAGGAAGAAGCTCGACGCGGCGAAGGCGATGGAGAGGCCGAACACGATCTGGATTAATTTTCGGGCTCCGCCCGACGTGTCGCCGAAGGCCAGTGTCAGGCCGGTGATGATGATAATCATCACGGCGATGATCTTGGCGACCGGCCCCTCGATGGATTCGAGGATCGATTGCAGCGGCGCTTCCCACGGCATGGAGGAGCCGGAAGCGTAAGCGGCTGGGGCCAGCATCATGCTGACGACGGTGACGGACACGGCCGTCGCGATATGACGGCATGTGCGCAGGGCATGGCGGATCATGCGGAATCTCCTTGGGCGGACTGGGTTGCGGGGATGACGCGGTAGTCGCCGTCGGGCTGAAGGCCCTCGACGCAGGCGAGTTCGGCGAGGCGACGGGTCGAGCCGCGGCCGCTGAGCACAGCGACGAGATCGATGGTCTCGGCGATCAGCGCGCGCGGGACGGTGATGACGGCTTCCTGAATGAGCTGCTCGAGGCGGCGCAGCGCGCCGAGCGCGGTGCCGGCGTGGATCGTGCCAATGCCGCCCGGGTGGCCTGTCCCCCAGGCCTTGAGCAAATCCAGCGCCTCAGCGCCGCGTACCTCTCCGATCGGAATGCGGTCGGGGCGCAAGCGAAGCGAGGAGCGGACGAGATCGGAGAGCGATGCGACGCCATCCTTCGTCCGCATGGCGACCAGGTTGGGCGCGGCGCATTGCAGCTCGCGCGTGTCCTCGATCAGCACCACGCGGTCGAAGGTCTTCGACACTTCGGCGAGCAAGGCGTTGGTGAGCGTGGTCTTGCCGGTCGAGGTGCCGCCGGCGACGAGGATGTTGCGGCGGTCCGCGACGGCGCGGCGCAGGATCTCAGCCTGTTCGGCCGACATGATCTCCGCAGCGATGTAGTCAGCGAGCGTGAAGACGGCGACGGCAGGTTTGCGGATCGCGAACGCCGGGGCT encodes:
- the trbK-alt gene encoding putative entry exclusion protein TrbK-alt; the protein is MDGKLLARLGAVVFVAVAVTATAIEMTRKEEEPAGQVVRPVEVTPADPLRQAQRRCQLLGEAAARDAECLRTWAETRDRFLGITPAPTSPQHDDGR
- the trbJ gene encoding P-type conjugative transfer protein TrbJ, which produces MIFRRSRAALLAASILSVPVAMSPVMVQPASAQWVVYDPTNYVQNVLSAARALEQINNQITSLQNEATMLINQARNLASLPYSSLQRLQQSVQRTQQLLGQAQRIAYDVQQIDQAFTSTYGNASISASDQQLVAQARERWQNTVGGLQDAMRVQAGVVGNIDTNRAEMSALIGQSQGATGALQASQAGNQLLALQAQQLADLTAVVAANGRAQALTEAERAAAAEQGREQRRRFLTPGDGYQPGNARMFPNGN
- the trbE gene encoding conjugal transfer protein TrbE yields the protein MMNLAEYRRTSTRLADFLPWAALAGEGIVLNKDGSFQRTARFRGPDLDSAVPAELVAVAGRLNNAFRRLGSGWAIFVEAQRHGAGAYPASRFPEAASALVDAERKADFEEDASHFESSYFLTFVYLPPAEDAARAENWLYEGKADNGLDPHEALRGFADRTDRVLQLIENFMPECAWLNDGETLTYLHSTVSTKRHRVRVPETPMYLDALLADQPLIGGLEPRLGETHLRILTIVGFPTATTPGLLDDLNRLAFPYRWSTRAVLLDKTDATRLLTKIRRQWFAKRKSIMAILKEVMTNEASVLVDTDAANKAADADLALQELGADYAGQAYVTATVAVWDADPRIAAEKLRLVEKIVQGRDFTAMAETINAVDAWLGSLPGHVYANVRQPPISTLNLAHMIPLSAVWAGPERDEHFGQPPLLYGRTEGSTPFRFSLHVGDVGHTLVVGPTGAGKSVLLALMALQFPRYPNSQVFAFDFGGSIRAAALAMGGDWHDLGGGLTEGAADSVSLQPLAGIHHVPERAWAADWIVAILQREGVTIAPEVKEYIWTALTSLASAPVSERTITGLAVLLQSNDLKQALRPYCIGGAYGRLLDGESEHLGEAFVQAFETEGLIGTGAAPAVLAYLFHRIEDRLDGSPTLLIIDEGWLALDDEDFAGQLREWLKTLRKKNASVVFATQSLSDIDSSTIAPAIVESCQTRLLLPNERAIEPQITAIYRRFGLNDRQIEILSRAMPKRDYYCQSRRGNRLFELGLSDVALALCAASSKTDQAAIERVVSEHGREGFLPAWLRLRGVAWAADLIPNLNNLETQS
- a CDS encoding VirB3 family type IV secretion system protein; translated protein: MASLIDSAGDVPGYAVPVHRALTEHILLGGAPRSIAILNGTLAAALGLGLRLWLVGLGLWAIGHFAAVWAAKRDPQFVDVVRRHLRIPGHLSA
- a CDS encoding TrbC/VirB2 family protein codes for the protein MIRHALRTCRHIATAVSVTVVSMMLAPAAYASGSSMPWEAPLQSILESIEGPVAKIIAVMIIIITGLTLAFGDTSGGARKLIQIVFGLSIAFAASSFFLSFFSFGGGALV
- the trbB gene encoding P-type conjugative transfer ATPase TrbB, producing the protein MAVSHQQSEAILRGARMLRTALGPAIAGFLEDPSIVEVMLNPDGRLWVDRLSEGLSDTGARLSPADGERIVRLVAHHVGAEVHSGSPRVSAELPETGERFEGLLPPVVAAPAFAIRKPAVAVFTLADYIAAEIMSAEQAEILRRAVADRRNILVAGGTSTGKTTLTNALLAEVSKTFDRVVLIEDTRELQCAAPNLVAMRTKDGVASLSDLVRSSLRLRPDRIPIGEVRGAEALDLLKAWGTGHPGGIGTIHAGTALGALRRLEQLIQEAVITVPRALIAETIDLVAVLSGRGSTRRLAELACVEGLQPDGDYRVIPATQSAQGDSA